In a single window of the Bacteroidales bacterium genome:
- the bamD gene encoding outer membrane protein assembly factor BamD — MNMKKWLLMVIFLLLLALLSCVNYYDKILKEGTFYDRLEAANDFYHKKNYYRAREFYESVITEAKGSAQFEEILFSYAYCLFYQEEYLMAAFYFKDFAMRLPRSKNAEEALYMSAYSKYLASPEPTLDQSITIEAINDFQLFVNRYPNSTRVDLANQFMDELQEKLEKKEYLKAYTYYKTENYKAAITTFNNFLRKYPFSTFRENVLYYLTKSQYFYALNSIQEKKSERFQEVLKNINYFKKQYPDSKYNKELSEIQNKIEFVQKKQLTI; from the coding sequence ATGAATATGAAGAAATGGTTGTTGATGGTGATTTTTCTTTTACTTTTAGCGTTGCTATCTTGTGTAAACTATTACGATAAGATTTTAAAAGAAGGTACTTTTTACGATAGATTGGAAGCTGCCAATGATTTTTATCACAAAAAGAATTACTACCGTGCTCGTGAATTTTACGAGTCGGTTATTACTGAAGCTAAGGGTTCGGCACAGTTTGAAGAAATTTTATTCAGTTACGCATATTGCTTGTTTTACCAGGAAGAATATTTGATGGCAGCCTTTTATTTTAAAGATTTTGCGATGAGACTTCCTCGCAGTAAAAATGCAGAAGAAGCACTATACATGTCTGCTTATTCAAAATATCTTGCTTCGCCCGAACCAACGCTTGATCAATCTATTACCATTGAGGCTATCAATGATTTTCAACTATTTGTTAATCGTTATCCTAACAGTACTCGCGTTGATTTGGCTAATCAATTTATGGACGAGTTGCAGGAAAAATTGGAAAAAAAAGAATATCTTAAAGCGTATACTTATTACAAAACAGAAAATTACAAGGCTGCTATTACTACTTTCAACAATTTTCTCAGAAAATACCCTTTTAGTACTTTTAGAGAAAATGTTTTGTATTATTTGACCAAATCCCAATATTTCTATGCTCTTAACAGCATTCAAGAAAAAAAATCCGAACGATTTCAGGAAGTTTTAAAAAATATCAACTATTTTAAAAAACAATATCCTGACTCAAAATACAACAAGGAATTATCGGAAATTCAAAATAAAATTGAATTTGTCCAAAAAAAACAACTCACCATATGA
- a CDS encoding acetate--CoA ligase family protein: protein MNNEELNMNQGNVSDELEAAKKLLESVKKQLEEEALKDREYKYELFDMKDFKVSKFAFYDGPNYYLPKKAMVFNIFIAPVGDTVEFYKEKVGEVIPALKESKAERVVEFFAEVLLHTLKMDIDLYLKDYRISRDRDEYVIAIEYFDKRVAENCAYLVSDWFYALSKDRRFDFIGEWKKLQDDFDKTLFGGPTLYSLIEAGLKRNIPIFYIWEENEFQWGYGKKQLRGRSTTFHNDGIKDTEFTMYKDMVGEFLEMCGFPTPRGYNTFSEDAAVDAAEKVGYPCVVKPVNGHKGQGVTTGIMNADQVREAYQKIITMSEENNVPFAGALVQKQIQGTDHRLLAVNGKFAAALQRVPAYVVGDGVHTIKQLIEIENAKEIRLDNARSPLAKIKIDEDLINFLSLQGKTLDDVPPAGENITLRRVANISAGGVSINVTDKIHPDNIKLVEDIASYFTIRNLGIDVLAADISRSWKEGDFGIIEINAGPGVFMHLAPAYGGSIDVPGMIIMSHFGKPENARIPIIAGNYFSKNLMLKINDLIHELEPDAVFGALLSDGVYFNGEYFFKNEDHIQNEKIILRKPQLSFALFTEEKDDIYDYGMLFQGADIVVLDDAAYAEEVTLLEQLLPDSPLIEVYENHVGLYINDEKIDSRTFTSNEEKDEIIFEFIKSYLPDIVKRYGNITPLHGYKF, encoded by the coding sequence ATGAATAACGAAGAATTAAACATGAATCAGGGAAATGTGAGCGATGAGCTGGAAGCAGCCAAAAAATTGCTTGAATCTGTGAAAAAGCAATTGGAGGAAGAAGCTTTAAAAGACCGGGAATATAAGTATGAACTTTTTGATATGAAGGATTTTAAAGTGAGCAAGTTTGCCTTTTATGATGGGCCAAATTATTACTTACCTAAAAAAGCTATGGTATTTAATATCTTTATCGCACCAGTCGGCGATACAGTGGAGTTTTATAAAGAAAAGGTAGGGGAAGTTATTCCAGCATTAAAAGAAAGCAAGGCGGAAAGAGTGGTTGAATTTTTTGCTGAAGTTCTGCTTCATACTTTAAAGATGGACATTGATTTGTATCTGAAAGATTACCGAATAAGTAGAGACAGGGACGAGTATGTAATTGCGATTGAATACTTCGACAAACGAGTAGCTGAAAATTGTGCTTATCTTGTAAGTGATTGGTTTTATGCATTATCAAAAGACAGAAGATTCGATTTCATAGGTGAATGGAAAAAACTACAGGACGATTTTGATAAAACACTCTTTGGTGGGCCAACTCTTTATTCTCTGATAGAAGCAGGCCTTAAAAGAAATATTCCTATTTTTTACATTTGGGAAGAGAATGAGTTTCAATGGGGTTATGGTAAAAAGCAGCTTCGTGGTCGTTCAACTACTTTCCATAACGATGGTATCAAGGATACTGAGTTTACGATGTATAAGGACATGGTAGGAGAGTTTCTTGAAATGTGTGGTTTCCCTACGCCACGTGGCTATAATACTTTCTCTGAGGATGCCGCTGTAGACGCAGCCGAAAAAGTTGGCTATCCTTGTGTTGTTAAACCAGTAAACGGACACAAAGGTCAAGGCGTTACAACTGGTATTATGAATGCTGATCAAGTAAGAGAAGCTTATCAGAAGATCATAACTATGAGCGAAGAAAACAATGTTCCTTTTGCAGGAGCTTTGGTTCAGAAGCAAATCCAAGGGACAGACCATCGTCTTTTGGCTGTGAACGGTAAGTTTGCTGCAGCACTTCAACGTGTGCCAGCCTATGTGGTAGGAGACGGTGTGCATACCATTAAGCAACTTATTGAAATTGAGAATGCCAAAGAAATTCGTTTAGATAACGCTCGTAGTCCTTTAGCAAAAATTAAAATTGATGAGGATCTAATTAATTTTCTCTCACTCCAAGGTAAGACCCTTGATGATGTTCCACCTGCTGGTGAAAATATCACATTGCGTCGCGTAGCCAATATCAGTGCTGGTGGTGTATCTATCAATGTTACGGATAAAATCCACCCCGACAACATAAAACTTGTGGAAGACATAGCATCTTATTTTACCATTAGAAACCTTGGAATAGATGTTCTTGCAGCTGATATATCACGTTCGTGGAAAGAAGGTGATTTTGGTATTATTGAAATCAATGCAGGTCCTGGTGTCTTTATGCATCTTGCACCTGCTTATGGTGGTTCTATAGATGTTCCCGGTATGATCATTATGTCTCATTTTGGTAAACCTGAAAATGCTCGTATACCTATTATCGCTGGTAATTACTTCAGTAAAAATCTTATGCTTAAGATCAATGATCTCATTCACGAACTTGAACCTGATGCAGTATTTGGTGCACTTCTTAGCGATGGTGTTTATTTCAACGGAGAATATTTCTTCAAAAATGAAGATCATATCCAAAATGAAAAAATTATTCTAAGAAAGCCTCAACTTAGTTTTGCACTTTTTACCGAAGAAAAAGATGATATTTATGATTATGGAATGCTTTTCCAGGGAGCAGACATAGTAGTGCTCGACGATGCTGCATATGCTGAAGAAGTAACTCTACTTGAACAACTACTACCTGATAGTCCTCTAATCGAGGTTTACGAAAATCATGTAGGGCTTTACATAAATGATGAAAAAATAGATAGCAGGACTTTTACCTCGAATGAAGAAAAAGATGAAATCATCTTTGAATTTATCAAAAGTTATCTACCAGATATTGTCAAGCGTTATGGCAATATCACACCACTTCATGGCTACAAATTTTAA
- a CDS encoding M28 family peptidase, producing the protein MNLHFAIFSLYLLFSPLPDKVDSIFISKIYQAALKSMIGYEGLKQLTDVAPGRLAGSENSYKAIEFTANYMKELSFDTVFTIPCYVVHWDPGTKCEGKILCNDQIIRVSILPLGGSISTPNTGIMAPILPVENIEKLKLISNEQVKGKIVFFTESFSESDFNPFHAYGKLATTRMYGPDLAAQKGAIAAIIRSISPSIDTFPHTGITKFVSGKKIPAFAISTSDAQIIEQLLAEKQNLKMFLYTDAREVGQKTSYNVVGEIRGSVEPQKIITVGGHLDSWYNSPGVHDDGAGCMHAIEAIYLLKKLGYKPRYTLRAVMFMDEEQYQAGGKAYAQYVKQKGEKSIFAIESDTGGDLPLTITIDSDEKTYTLISSFAKFLSHYDITIQKGYGGVDIFPLKELGTPLAGIRTNPHRYFERQHSAKDGFETVHKREFQLGSALIASLIYLVDKNF; encoded by the coding sequence ATGAATCTTCATTTTGCAATTTTTTCGCTGTATTTACTTTTTTCACCTCTTCCAGACAAAGTCGATTCGATTTTTATCTCAAAAATATATCAAGCCGCTCTTAAAAGCATGATAGGTTATGAAGGCTTAAAACAACTAACTGATGTTGCTCCGGGTCGACTTGCAGGAAGTGAAAACTCATATAAAGCCATTGAATTTACTGCTAATTACATGAAAGAGCTCAGTTTTGATACCGTGTTCACCATTCCTTGCTATGTTGTTCACTGGGACCCCGGCACCAAATGTGAAGGTAAAATTTTATGCAATGATCAGATAATACGCGTTTCAATTCTCCCTTTAGGAGGGTCAATATCCACACCCAACACTGGTATTATGGCTCCTATCCTACCCGTTGAAAACATTGAAAAGCTGAAGCTTATTTCCAATGAACAAGTAAAAGGCAAAATTGTTTTTTTTACTGAATCCTTCTCAGAATCAGATTTTAATCCATTCCATGCTTATGGTAAACTTGCAACGACTCGGATGTACGGACCAGATTTAGCTGCCCAAAAAGGAGCAATTGCTGCCATTATCAGGTCTATATCTCCATCAATTGATACTTTTCCTCATACGGGAATAACAAAATTTGTGTCAGGGAAAAAAATTCCAGCTTTTGCCATTAGTACTTCTGATGCTCAAATAATAGAGCAGCTACTTGCCGAAAAACAAAATTTAAAAATGTTTCTTTACACCGATGCACGCGAAGTCGGACAAAAAACCTCATACAATGTCGTTGGTGAAATTCGTGGGTCTGTGGAGCCTCAGAAAATCATCACTGTTGGTGGACATTTGGATTCATGGTACAATTCACCTGGTGTCCACGACGACGGAGCTGGTTGCATGCATGCCATTGAAGCCATTTACTTACTAAAAAAACTTGGATACAAGCCACGTTATACTCTTCGAGCCGTCATGTTCATGGACGAAGAGCAATATCAAGCAGGAGGTAAAGCATATGCTCAATATGTTAAACAAAAAGGAGAAAAATCCATCTTTGCCATCGAAAGCGACACCGGAGGAGATTTACCATTAACTATTACTATTGATAGCGACGAGAAAACATACACTCTCATAAGTTCTTTTGCAAAATTCTTAAGTCATTACGACATCACTATCCAAAAAGGGTACGGTGGTGTTGATATTTTTCCCCTGAAAGAACTCGGAACTCCTCTCGCTGGCATTAGGACGAATCCTCATCGTTATTTTGAACGGCAGCATAGCGCCAAAGATGGTTTTGAAACTGTCCATAAAAGAGAATTTCAGCTTGGTTCTGCTCTCATAGCCAGTCTTATCTATCTTGTAGATAAAAATTTTTAA
- the lptB gene encoding LPS export ABC transporter ATP-binding protein, with translation MKLHANNLVKKYGLKTVVNNVSFYVEQGEIVGLLGPNGAGKTTSFYMVVGLIKPNSGKIFLDEMDITNLPMYQRSRLGIGYLAQEPSIFRKLSVEENIMAVLEFTPLSRKERQERLERLLTEFGLHRIRKTKGVQLSGGERRRTEIARTLALNPKFILLDEPFAGIDPIAVEEIQEMVWRLKEKNIGILITDHNVHETLSITHRAYLLYEGRIIKEGTAEELANDEYVKKVYLGKNFELRR, from the coding sequence ATGAAGCTACATGCAAATAACCTAGTTAAAAAATATGGTCTTAAAACAGTTGTCAACAACGTTAGTTTCTACGTAGAACAAGGAGAGATTGTAGGTTTATTAGGACCCAACGGTGCTGGTAAAACTACATCGTTTTACATGGTCGTGGGGCTTATAAAACCCAACAGTGGAAAAATTTTTCTGGACGAAATGGACATTACCAACCTTCCCATGTATCAACGTTCACGTTTGGGAATTGGCTACTTGGCACAAGAACCTAGTATTTTTCGAAAGCTTTCAGTAGAGGAAAACATCATGGCTGTTTTAGAATTCACTCCTCTTTCTCGAAAAGAAAGACAAGAAAGACTTGAGAGATTGTTGACAGAATTCGGACTTCATCGTATTCGAAAAACAAAAGGAGTTCAGTTAAGTGGTGGTGAGCGACGACGAACGGAAATTGCCCGCACACTCGCATTGAACCCCAAATTTATTTTGCTGGACGAGCCATTTGCTGGCATTGATCCTATAGCTGTCGAAGAAATTCAAGAAATGGTTTGGCGATTAAAAGAGAAAAACATTGGCATCCTTATCACTGATCATAACGTTCATGAAACCCTATCTATTACACATCGAGCATATCTACTTTATGAGGGAAGGATCATTAAAGAAGGTACAGCTGAAGAGCTCGCTAACGACGAATATGTCAAGAAAGTATATCTTGGAAAGAACTTTGAATTGCGCAGATAA
- a CDS encoding S9 family peptidase has translation MKKFLLYSFLWVISAVVLSQEKISLADIWLKYEFFPNYPDEIQNHPDGKSFTILKDNTIVQYDYRKGNEVARIPQETIKDLRVEYYAYSEDGNKILLGHDFKSLYRHSKLGNYTVLDIKRNKLIPIPGQENIRQAELSPDGKFVAYVKENNLYLFNLETMEEVPITQDGQMNAIINGAVDWVYEEEFSIKKGFYWSPDSKYVMYYRFDESNVKTFELTYYKGEVYPEIYEYKYPKAGEDNSLVDVYVYDIHSKKSVKMNLGNDYDQYIPRMYWTFIPGNALIFRLNRLQNHLDILLADVKTGQTQVIYQEDNKYYIEITDNFYVLKDNSGFIFSSEKNGYQQLYFLSLDGKKEYCITPGKYDVNKLVGVDEKNKIVYYLSHEDGPIHCMPYMISLDGKEKKRLFEELGWYEITLSGNAQFMLVSYSNANTPPVYSLYTILGKHIKTLEDNSGLKEKLKKYGFVGKEFFTFTTSEGIVLNGWMMKPAQMNTHKRYPVLMYMYGGPGINTVTNEYDPMNYAWFQLLVQNDYIVVSIDNRGTGGRGEEFKKCTYLNLGKYEVLDQIEGAKYLSKLPYVDSTRIGAFGWSFGGFLSSLCITRGANHFKAAVAVAPVTNWKFYDNIYTERYMRKPSENPDGYEKNSPIFWAKKMKGKFLLVHGMTDDNVHLQNAAELARELVNNNKDFEMFFYPNKNHGIYGGYTRYHLFNKITQFILTNL, from the coding sequence ATGAAAAAATTCTTGTTGTATAGTTTCTTATGGGTAATATCTGCGGTAGTTTTATCTCAGGAAAAAATCTCGTTAGCAGATATTTGGTTGAAATACGAGTTTTTTCCCAACTACCCCGATGAGATTCAGAACCATCCTGATGGTAAAAGTTTTACTATTCTAAAGGACAATACCATAGTCCAGTACGATTATCGTAAAGGTAACGAAGTCGCTCGAATTCCACAGGAGACGATTAAAGATTTAAGAGTCGAATACTATGCATATTCAGAGGATGGAAATAAAATATTACTTGGGCATGACTTTAAAAGTCTATATCGTCATAGCAAGCTTGGGAATTATACAGTACTTGATATCAAACGTAATAAGTTAATACCCATACCTGGGCAAGAAAACATTCGTCAGGCAGAATTAAGTCCAGATGGAAAATTTGTAGCTTACGTTAAGGAAAACAATCTTTATTTGTTTAACCTTGAAACCATGGAAGAAGTACCCATTACCCAAGATGGGCAAATGAATGCCATCATCAATGGAGCGGTGGATTGGGTGTATGAGGAAGAATTTTCCATAAAGAAAGGATTTTATTGGTCACCTGATTCAAAATACGTTATGTATTATCGGTTCGATGAATCCAACGTGAAAACTTTTGAGCTTACTTATTACAAAGGTGAAGTGTATCCTGAAATTTATGAATATAAGTATCCCAAAGCCGGAGAAGATAATTCACTTGTGGATGTATATGTCTATGACATACACTCTAAAAAAAGTGTTAAAATGAATTTAGGTAATGATTATGATCAGTACATTCCGCGTATGTACTGGACTTTTATTCCTGGAAATGCTCTTATTTTCAGGCTTAATAGGCTTCAAAATCATCTCGATATATTATTGGCCGATGTGAAAACAGGACAAACCCAAGTGATTTACCAGGAGGATAACAAATACTATATCGAAATAACCGATAATTTTTATGTTTTGAAAGATAACAGTGGTTTTATCTTTTCCAGTGAAAAGAATGGTTATCAACAATTGTATTTTTTGAGTCTTGATGGGAAGAAGGAATATTGCATAACACCAGGTAAATACGACGTTAATAAGCTTGTCGGAGTGGATGAAAAGAATAAAATTGTATATTATCTTTCTCATGAAGATGGTCCCATTCATTGCATGCCATACATGATTTCGCTCGACGGGAAAGAAAAGAAAAGACTTTTCGAAGAACTGGGATGGTATGAAATTACCTTAAGTGGAAACGCTCAATTTATGCTTGTAAGCTATTCTAATGCAAACACACCTCCCGTATATTCTCTTTATACCATCTTAGGTAAACATATCAAAACACTTGAAGACAATAGTGGATTGAAAGAAAAACTTAAGAAATATGGTTTTGTAGGGAAAGAATTCTTTACTTTTACAACATCGGAAGGTATCGTGTTGAATGGATGGATGATGAAACCTGCTCAAATGAATACTCATAAACGTTATCCTGTACTTATGTACATGTACGGGGGTCCGGGGATTAACACAGTAACCAACGAGTACGATCCTATGAATTATGCTTGGTTTCAGTTACTCGTTCAAAACGACTATATTGTTGTATCTATCGACAACAGGGGGACTGGTGGCAGAGGTGAAGAGTTTAAAAAATGTACTTATTTGAATTTAGGCAAATATGAGGTTTTAGACCAAATAGAAGGAGCAAAATACCTTAGCAAATTACCTTACGTCGATTCCACTCGGATAGGAGCATTTGGTTGGAGTTTTGGAGGGTTTTTAAGCAGTCTTTGCATCACTCGCGGAGCCAATCATTTCAAAGCCGCTGTAGCTGTTGCACCTGTTACCAATTGGAAGTTTTATGACAATATTTACACTGAACGTTACATGCGTAAACCATCCGAAAATCCTGATGGGTATGAAAAAAACAGTCCCATTTTTTGGGCCAAGAAGATGAAAGGCAAGTTCTTGCTCGTACATGGTATGACAGATGATAACGTTCATTTGCAAAACGCTGCAGAGCTTGCTCGTGAATTAGTTAACAACAATAAGGATTTTGAAATGTTTTTTTATCCCAATAAAAATCATGGAATTTACGGAGGCTACACTCGTTATCACTTGTTTAACAAAATCACTCAATTTATTCTAACAAATCTCTGA
- a CDS encoding 4'-phosphopantetheinyl transferase superfamily protein, whose product MPLFFYQEFSPTLQFGIWNIEEDEQKLLSYLFLNKEEFEILSNFKSEKRRKQWLSYRVLIRTLLSSDFIHRIHYDDQGRPYLTNPPRSISISHTENFSAVLISSDINLRHGLDIQILSNRIERLIPRYMSAEEIKAWKETEDLVHAHFYWTAKEAVFKVEGNKLNSLQHIYIYPFMPGTSQTFAKTSEGEYQVLFKTFRYLICAIAFKLS is encoded by the coding sequence ATGCCCCTTTTCTTTTATCAAGAATTTAGTCCAACTTTGCAATTTGGTATCTGGAACATTGAGGAAGATGAACAGAAACTTCTGAGCTACCTTTTCTTGAACAAGGAAGAATTTGAAATTCTAAGCAATTTCAAAAGCGAAAAACGACGCAAACAATGGTTGAGTTATCGTGTATTAATAAGGACTCTTTTGAGTTCTGATTTCATTCATCGTATTCATTACGACGACCAAGGTAGACCTTATTTAACAAACCCTCCTCGTAGTATTAGCATTTCTCATACGGAGAATTTCTCAGCTGTTCTAATATCATCCGATATTAATTTACGTCATGGTTTAGATATTCAAATTCTCAGCAACAGAATAGAAAGATTAATTCCACGTTACATGTCGGCAGAAGAAATCAAAGCATGGAAGGAGACAGAAGATCTTGTTCATGCTCATTTTTATTGGACAGCTAAGGAAGCTGTTTTTAAAGTAGAAGGTAATAAATTGAATTCACTTCAACACATATATATTTACCCTTTCATGCCTGGAACAAGTCAGACTTTTGCGAAGACAAGCGAGGGTGAGTATCAGGTTTTGTTCAAAACTTTTCGTTACTTGATTTGTGCTATAGCATTCAAACTGAGCTGA